One genomic window of Bacillus mycoides includes the following:
- a CDS encoding penicillin acylase family protein, translating to MEVVIKKKRNRGKRIFIWSSSIVLFLFICVMIFLNIYTLSSMPKIDGTIKLEDLQHAVTVKRDSKGVPHIKAGNAHDLYFSQGYVQAQDRLFQMDLSRRQASGMLSEVVGEAAVDRDKLFRTLGLRRAAEASLNQYDGEAKYVLQSFADGVNAFIREAKTEKKLPVEFTLLGYEPAEWSMVDSLTIGKYMAFDLGGHWHGQAFRYWALKNLPEKQAAELFPAYPKDAPRLLAELKNTNVNVAQSFSKTVIPPEFNGSNNWVISGEKSVSGKPILADDPHLSLATPSIWYQTRLDMKDLHVSGVIFAGVPGVILGHNDKIAWGVTNTGPDVQDLYIEKRNPNNENEFLYNDKWEKATVVDESIKVKGGKTIPYNVTVTRHGPVISEFADKGKEKTKTVFALKWTALEPSAELKAVLNMNKAKDWNEFETALQDFHTPTQNFVFASNDGTIAYKANGNIPVRKKGDGSLPVPGWTDEYEWEGYIPFDQLPKVINPKQGFISTANNKIVDDAYPYHISNTWAQPYRQMRIQEFLQEQDKYTVKDLEELQMDQKNLYGKEFVPIFLNELNKTNLSEVEKEGVKELSKWNFYDSKDEAAPLIFHLVMKEISNTVFSKEIPKDVMELFEGKQQVVDELIRKQVNGENSTWFSKYGGFTEVVHTSYANVMKKLQKEYGSDVGEWKWGDYHQLAFTHPISRSSSILALLAFNREKPVPIGGSQVTVQAANYGDNGIVNHGASWRFVIDTKDMSNGYHIVGPGQSGHFRSDWYHDQIDDWVNGEYHTTTLNTDGIEGKVLTLQPK from the coding sequence ATGGAAGTCGTCATAAAAAAGAAACGAAATAGGGGAAAAAGAATTTTTATTTGGTCTAGTAGTATCGTTCTTTTTTTGTTTATTTGCGTTATGATTTTTTTGAACATATATACGCTTAGTTCTATGCCAAAGATAGATGGAACGATAAAGCTAGAGGATTTACAACACGCTGTTACGGTGAAGCGGGATAGTAAAGGAGTACCGCATATTAAAGCGGGAAATGCACATGATTTATATTTTTCGCAAGGGTATGTACAAGCGCAAGATCGTTTGTTTCAAATGGATTTAAGTAGAAGGCAAGCTTCTGGTATGTTAAGTGAAGTTGTAGGGGAAGCAGCTGTTGATAGAGATAAGTTGTTTCGAACGCTCGGTTTACGGCGAGCGGCAGAAGCATCTTTAAATCAATATGATGGAGAAGCGAAATATGTCCTGCAGTCATTCGCAGATGGGGTGAATGCTTTTATACGTGAGGCGAAGACCGAAAAGAAATTGCCAGTGGAGTTTACTCTATTAGGTTATGAACCTGCTGAATGGTCAATGGTTGATTCTTTAACGATCGGAAAGTATATGGCGTTTGATTTAGGAGGACATTGGCATGGACAAGCATTTCGATATTGGGCGTTGAAAAATCTTCCGGAAAAGCAAGCAGCTGAACTATTTCCGGCTTATCCGAAAGATGCACCTAGATTACTAGCTGAACTGAAAAATACAAATGTAAATGTAGCACAAAGTTTTTCAAAGACAGTAATTCCGCCGGAGTTTAACGGTAGTAATAACTGGGTGATAAGCGGTGAGAAGAGTGTGTCTGGTAAACCGATTTTAGCGGATGATCCTCATTTATCGCTTGCGACACCTTCTATATGGTATCAAACGAGACTTGACATGAAAGATTTACATGTGAGTGGCGTTATTTTTGCTGGAGTACCAGGTGTTATATTAGGTCACAATGACAAAATAGCATGGGGTGTTACGAATACTGGTCCTGATGTACAAGATTTATATATTGAAAAGAGAAATCCTAATAATGAAAATGAATTTTTGTATAACGATAAATGGGAAAAGGCTACGGTTGTTGATGAATCTATTAAAGTAAAAGGCGGGAAAACAATTCCGTATAACGTTACGGTTACGAGGCATGGTCCAGTAATTTCAGAGTTTGCGGATAAGGGGAAAGAGAAAACGAAAACAGTATTCGCTTTGAAATGGACTGCTTTGGAGCCTTCCGCTGAATTAAAGGCTGTATTAAATATGAATAAAGCGAAAGACTGGAATGAGTTTGAAACTGCACTTCAAGATTTTCATACACCAACTCAAAACTTTGTGTTTGCATCAAATGACGGCACAATTGCTTATAAAGCGAATGGAAATATACCAGTGCGTAAAAAAGGCGATGGTAGTTTGCCAGTTCCAGGATGGACAGATGAATATGAATGGGAAGGGTATATCCCATTTGATCAGCTTCCAAAAGTAATAAATCCAAAACAAGGGTTCATTTCAACTGCGAATAATAAAATTGTTGATGACGCTTATCCATACCATATTAGTAATACGTGGGCGCAGCCGTACAGACAAATGCGTATTCAAGAGTTTTTGCAAGAGCAGGATAAGTATACGGTAAAAGATTTAGAAGAGTTACAGATGGATCAAAAAAATTTATATGGGAAAGAGTTTGTTCCTATATTTTTGAATGAGTTAAATAAAACAAATTTATCAGAAGTAGAGAAAGAAGGAGTAAAAGAATTATCGAAGTGGAATTTTTACGATAGTAAGGATGAAGCAGCACCATTAATTTTTCATTTAGTAATGAAAGAGATTTCTAATACAGTATTTTCAAAAGAAATTCCGAAAGATGTGATGGAGTTATTTGAAGGTAAGCAACAAGTTGTCGATGAATTAATTCGTAAACAAGTAAATGGTGAAAATAGCACTTGGTTTTCAAAGTATGGTGGCTTCACGGAAGTTGTACATACGTCGTATGCAAATGTAATGAAGAAATTGCAGAAGGAGTATGGATCCGATGTTGGAGAATGGAAGTGGGGCGATTACCATCAACTTGCTTTTACACATCCAATTTCGAGATCATCTAGTATATTAGCACTACTCGCATTTAATCGTGAGAAACCAGTTCCAATTGGAGGAAGTCAAGTTACGGTTCAAGCAGCGAATTACGGAGATAACGGTATTGTAAATCACGGTGCTTCATGGAGATTTGTCATTGATACGAAAGATATGTCAAACGGTTATCATATAGTGGGGCCGGGACAGTCAGGACATTTTAGAAGCGATTGGTATCATGATCAAATAGATGATTGGGTGAATGGTGAGTATCATACGACTACTTTAAATACAGATGGAATTGAAGGGAAAGTATTAACTTTACAGCCGAAGTGA
- a CDS encoding DUF4132 domain-containing protein — MTNSTSKLFQYINMTEEQKQLSLRYLESREEAILKDIQLTTIRDQKRADFAEQFISDFRKVHKQDPAFFRLFYHILEGQLLNVLVVRFAHVSFPKMKVYLEKSELPLEKLVASACKYLSNISSYVNEADVFLRELISENPNYIDEQLYALPTQQQLTLFLVMFDVDYEKFRTYSSLLNERLEEHAEFILKLLGEKEKVEAVKRYIKGEDGSEVFVGGALPEYIWRLLFCVHKYSNVARRYIEILAKKNVWSFINYATRYMCHTLGQSQNYKKTGSVNKNTYEGIQSFCKQFWISEERFFAHRLRQHDLNSEDFCKTYEYELLCFMVKGNPEFVQRTLHYLSKINYLIIARMLAEKGHELNRGKMREEFFVAALQIKLSTVRDTYRDYLLGKLSFEDMKQILKNPKYRSMYWGMPVLEVAILWDIDDVAKREAVLTLQFGDDYSVNLYELLYECSVRGIEPKQVLEDLLSYGLSKEKLIAYAVEQAACYSEERNKAKEALVHVIVKEQAYIIERFDEHSTVAKAYILEELARDNIVKMRPILIKSLGASSKKIRESVVKLLSKDVEAVEYVAVELNNKKKIVREHVMEILIDYKIEKYMQLVQEALQEKKNASFIEKFAPLLEVGKVGGDSKNIEELCSRIVTEQKRDALVQWIGFEPKIRLRDSNEIADATISLAYIQQYISDSVIEKKEAAEVIGSTLNEQDLKEYVQTIYQIWISQDADVKKRGILSLYGIYSDDKMVGILKKQIDEWVLHMRGKIAADAVQALGLSSSKLALTSIHAMAFKYKHKLVRNAAKEALSLAAKTRGITEEELEDQLVPNLGFNIRGEKVIDFGNRCFTAILTSESKMELETEEGKRMKSLPKPNAKDDVEKAEEAKKELSTLKKELRSALSMQKQRLEAALSRKRYWSYDSWKSVFLENLIMKQFATSLIWGEYTEGKLLKTFRYAEDDTFYSMIGENHELSSGTVIGLIHPLELSGAKKELWKEQLTNSGIVQPFLQIERPVFVVEENEEIAVERFGGILLNGRSLFGKMTKLGWTRGSVQDGGVYYTFYKEDTRTGVGAELSFSGAPIGYEGEEDVCVFEIQFYKAGTVNRGSYEYDEIDDERRIVPKRVDKRFFSEILYNVQLATESNLGHNESWRSGR, encoded by the coding sequence TTGACAAACAGTACATCAAAGTTGTTTCAATATATTAATATGACAGAAGAGCAGAAACAATTATCACTGCGATATTTAGAGTCGAGAGAAGAAGCAATTTTAAAGGATATTCAACTAACGACAATTAGAGATCAAAAGAGAGCCGATTTTGCGGAGCAGTTTATAAGCGATTTTAGGAAAGTACATAAACAAGATCCGGCTTTCTTTCGGTTATTTTATCATATACTCGAGGGGCAATTATTAAATGTTCTTGTAGTACGTTTTGCACATGTAAGTTTTCCTAAAATGAAGGTTTATTTAGAAAAAAGTGAACTTCCTTTGGAGAAACTTGTAGCAAGTGCATGTAAATATTTATCCAATATTTCAAGTTATGTGAATGAAGCAGATGTTTTTCTTAGAGAATTAATAAGTGAGAATCCGAACTATATAGATGAGCAATTATACGCTTTACCAACTCAGCAGCAATTAACATTATTTCTCGTAATGTTTGATGTAGATTATGAAAAGTTTCGTACATATAGTTCTTTATTGAATGAGAGATTAGAAGAGCATGCAGAATTTATATTGAAACTACTAGGAGAAAAGGAAAAGGTTGAAGCGGTTAAACGGTATATTAAAGGTGAAGATGGTAGTGAAGTATTTGTAGGTGGGGCTTTACCAGAATATATTTGGCGACTATTATTTTGTGTTCATAAGTATTCAAATGTTGCGAGACGATATATTGAGATATTAGCGAAGAAAAATGTTTGGAGTTTTATTAATTATGCTACACGTTATATGTGTCATACTCTCGGTCAGTCTCAAAACTACAAAAAAACAGGTAGTGTAAATAAAAACACATATGAAGGTATTCAAAGTTTTTGTAAACAGTTTTGGATTTCTGAGGAAAGGTTTTTTGCACATCGTTTGAGACAACATGATTTGAATAGTGAAGACTTTTGTAAGACGTATGAATATGAATTGCTATGCTTCATGGTGAAGGGAAATCCTGAATTTGTTCAACGTACTTTGCATTATTTAAGTAAAATTAATTATCTCATCATCGCACGAATGTTAGCTGAAAAAGGGCATGAGCTAAATAGAGGGAAAATGCGAGAAGAATTTTTTGTGGCTGCTTTGCAAATTAAATTGTCTACAGTGCGGGATACATATCGTGATTATTTGCTAGGGAAATTGTCATTTGAGGATATGAAGCAAATACTTAAAAATCCGAAATATAGAAGTATGTATTGGGGTATGCCAGTTTTAGAGGTCGCAATCCTTTGGGATATAGATGATGTGGCGAAGAGAGAAGCCGTACTTACACTACAATTCGGAGATGATTATAGTGTTAATTTATATGAACTCCTTTACGAATGTTCTGTCAGAGGGATAGAACCGAAACAAGTATTGGAAGATCTTCTTTCGTATGGGTTAAGTAAGGAAAAGCTTATCGCTTATGCAGTTGAACAAGCTGCATGCTACAGTGAAGAGAGAAATAAGGCGAAGGAAGCGCTTGTTCATGTCATTGTAAAAGAACAAGCGTACATAATTGAACGATTTGATGAGCATTCTACTGTGGCCAAAGCATATATTTTAGAAGAGTTAGCAAGGGATAACATAGTTAAAATGCGTCCAATTTTAATCAAAAGCTTAGGCGCTTCTTCTAAAAAAATCCGTGAGTCTGTAGTTAAACTGCTTTCAAAAGATGTAGAAGCGGTAGAATACGTAGCAGTTGAACTTAATAATAAAAAGAAAATTGTCCGTGAACATGTGATGGAAATACTTATAGATTATAAGATTGAAAAATATATGCAACTTGTACAGGAAGCTTTACAAGAAAAGAAGAATGCCTCTTTTATCGAGAAGTTTGCTCCATTACTTGAAGTGGGAAAAGTAGGAGGAGATTCAAAAAATATCGAAGAGCTTTGTAGTCGTATAGTAACGGAACAAAAAAGAGATGCACTTGTGCAGTGGATTGGATTTGAACCAAAGATCCGTCTTCGCGATTCAAATGAAATAGCAGACGCAACAATTTCGTTAGCTTATATACAGCAGTATATTTCAGATTCTGTTATTGAGAAGAAGGAGGCAGCTGAAGTAATTGGTAGTACTTTAAATGAACAAGACTTGAAAGAGTATGTACAAACAATATATCAAATATGGATTTCTCAAGATGCAGATGTGAAGAAACGTGGAATCCTTTCATTATATGGAATATATAGTGATGACAAAATGGTAGGTATACTTAAAAAGCAAATTGATGAATGGGTGCTTCATATGAGAGGGAAGATTGCAGCGGATGCTGTTCAAGCTTTGGGCTTGTCATCATCTAAGCTTGCACTTACGTCTATTCATGCAATGGCATTTAAATATAAACATAAGTTAGTGCGTAATGCGGCAAAAGAAGCACTAAGTCTTGCTGCGAAAACACGTGGTATAACGGAAGAAGAGCTGGAAGATCAACTGGTACCAAACCTTGGCTTCAATATACGTGGTGAAAAGGTAATTGATTTCGGAAATAGATGTTTTACTGCTATTTTAACTTCAGAGTCGAAAATGGAATTAGAGACAGAAGAAGGAAAACGTATGAAGTCACTTCCAAAGCCGAATGCAAAAGATGATGTAGAAAAAGCTGAAGAAGCTAAGAAAGAGTTATCCACTTTAAAGAAAGAGCTTCGAAGCGCTCTTTCCATGCAGAAACAACGTTTGGAAGCTGCTCTATCACGAAAGCGCTATTGGTCATACGATTCGTGGAAGTCGGTATTTCTGGAGAATCTAATTATGAAGCAATTTGCAACTTCACTTATTTGGGGTGAATATACGGAAGGAAAGTTGCTTAAAACGTTCCGTTATGCGGAGGATGATACGTTTTATTCAATGATAGGAGAGAATCATGAGCTTTCATCTGGAACTGTTATTGGTTTAATTCATCCGTTAGAATTATCCGGGGCGAAAAAGGAGTTATGGAAAGAGCAACTGACCAATTCGGGAATTGTCCAGCCGTTCCTACAAATTGAACGTCCAGTGTTTGTAGTAGAGGAAAATGAGGAGATTGCTGTTGAGAGATTTGGCGGTATTTTACTAAATGGTCGCTCGTTATTCGGTAAGATGACGAAACTTGGATGGACTCGTGGATCGGTTCAAGATGGCGGCGTTTATTATACATTTTATAAAGAAGACACTCGAACTGGAGTAGGAGCGGAACTTTCATTTAGCGGAGCGCCGATTGGATATGAAGGTGAAGAAGATGTATGTGTATTTGAAATTCAATTTTATAAAGCGGGTACAGTGAACCGCGGTTCATATGAATATGACGAAATTGATGATGAGAGACGCATTGTACCAAAACGAGTAGATAAGCGTTTCTTTAGTGAAATATTATATAATGTGCAATTAGCGACCGAGTCAAATCTTGGTCATAATGAAAGCTGGCGTAGCGGACGATAA
- a CDS encoding DnaD domain-containing protein, protein MPKPSVHSYIYIEGLEFSYLLAKSGGKLMAVYRNVQVNFWQDEFILDLTPEERYFYIYLLTGTKTKQCGIYILPKRLAELETGYSMETVEKLLNRFVEYGKILYDAETKELFIINWLHYNPILNTNVEKCVLRELKTVKSNEFIHMFLRKCLEEEYKIPLLLQYFGMPKEEGSQAVIEEKEDMKEVETVEEATSHSKVYKFYEQNISSLSPYIVKELKEWIQKVSGETVLEALKIAFENNKGTLAYVQGILRNWCNKKLENSSEEKNVMGNLERRRSILSSVF, encoded by the coding sequence CTGCCCAAACCATCCGTACATTCCTATATTTATATTGAAGGATTGGAATTTTCCTATTTGCTAGCAAAGAGTGGAGGGAAACTGATGGCGGTGTACCGTAATGTGCAGGTGAACTTTTGGCAAGATGAATTCATATTAGATTTAACGCCAGAAGAGCGTTATTTTTATATATATTTGTTAACTGGTACGAAAACGAAGCAATGTGGTATTTACATATTGCCAAAGCGTTTGGCAGAGCTTGAAACTGGTTACAGTATGGAGACTGTTGAGAAGTTATTGAACCGGTTTGTGGAATACGGGAAGATTTTATATGATGCGGAAACGAAAGAGTTATTCATAATAAATTGGCTACATTATAACCCTATTTTAAATACGAATGTAGAGAAGTGTGTGTTACGTGAGTTAAAGACTGTGAAAAGTAACGAGTTCATACATATGTTTTTACGTAAATGTCTTGAAGAAGAATACAAGATTCCATTATTACTACAGTATTTTGGTATGCCGAAAGAAGAGGGTTCACAAGCAGTTATTGAAGAGAAAGAAGATATGAAAGAGGTAGAAACGGTAGAAGAGGCTACTTCGCATAGTAAAGTTTATAAGTTTTACGAACAAAATATAAGTAGTCTATCTCCATATATCGTGAAGGAATTGAAGGAGTGGATACAAAAAGTTTCAGGAGAGACAGTATTAGAGGCGCTTAAAATCGCGTTTGAAAATAATAAGGGAACACTTGCTTATGTGCAGGGGATTTTGAGGAATTGGTGTAATAAAAAGTTGGAGAATTCTAGTGAAGAAAAGAATGTGATGGGAAATTTGGAGCGAAGGAGAAGTATTTTGAGTAGTGTTTTTTAA
- a CDS encoding TetR/AcrR family transcriptional regulator — MARLREFDEEKALDAAMQLFWEKGYATTSLSDLTAKMEIQRPSLYAAFGDKEGLFEAALRRYTNLHATSIRTKLQKEQSVKESIRMFFENMVEEEYKRESNKGCFCINTMVEIAPHNEKFEVLTREHQMYLSVIFQELIAKGIQSGELQSDVNAKALAQTLVTSLIGLTVLMKSRPERSVVDNSVSIILSLLK, encoded by the coding sequence ATGGCTCGACTACGCGAATTTGATGAAGAAAAAGCTTTGGATGCTGCTATGCAACTTTTTTGGGAGAAAGGATACGCTACTACTTCATTAAGTGATCTAACTGCTAAAATGGAAATACAAAGACCGAGTTTATATGCAGCCTTTGGTGATAAAGAAGGGCTGTTTGAAGCTGCATTACGGAGATACACGAATTTACACGCGACTAGCATTCGAACAAAACTTCAAAAAGAACAATCTGTCAAAGAATCAATTCGTATGTTTTTTGAAAATATGGTGGAAGAGGAATATAAAAGAGAATCAAATAAAGGCTGTTTTTGTATTAACACAATGGTTGAGATTGCCCCTCATAATGAAAAGTTTGAAGTGTTGACTAGAGAACATCAAATGTATCTTTCAGTTATATTTCAAGAATTAATCGCCAAAGGTATTCAGTCTGGAGAACTGCAAAGTGATGTGAATGCTAAAGCATTAGCACAAACGCTAGTCACTTCATTAATTGGATTAACAGTGTTAATGAAATCTCGTCCAGAACGTTCAGTTGTAGATAATTCGGTATCTATCATATTATCGTTATTAAAATAA
- a CDS encoding MFS transporter, with protein MNTKEKTTTALTQNNDQFQLPINTIMPRYITLLFSIACGMAVANIYFAHPLLDSLSNEFKINHSTIGVVITITQVCYALGLLLLVPLGDLLSQKRLIIVQMLLSVFALIVVGVAPSSTVLFIGMALVGILATVTQTLVAYASILANPEDRGRIVGFVTSGVVIGILLARTFAGTLTDLAGWRSVYLTSAVLMLFVIGLLYRNLPNLEHKKTAMTYRKLLHSVLLLFVEERILRIRGILALLIFTSFSILWTSLVLPLSAVPYNLSHTAIGAFGLAGVAGALAATKAGQLADRGLGERTTGIALSLLLLSWLLIKLMNHSLFLLVIGVILLDLAVQAVHVTNQSILFTVRPEARSRLTASYMIFYSIGSATGAILSTNIYASYGWNGVCILGASVSACALLFWAMTLRRSSQLKED; from the coding sequence ATGAATACTAAAGAAAAAACAACAACTGCTCTTACTCAGAATAATGATCAGTTCCAATTACCTATCAATACAATCATGCCCCGCTATATAACTCTATTATTTTCAATAGCTTGCGGGATGGCTGTGGCGAATATATACTTCGCCCATCCTCTACTTGATTCTTTATCAAATGAGTTTAAGATCAACCATTCAACTATTGGTGTCGTTATTACGATTACTCAAGTTTGTTATGCACTCGGATTACTTTTATTAGTTCCACTTGGTGATTTGTTAAGCCAAAAAAGACTTATTATTGTTCAAATGCTTTTATCCGTTTTCGCTTTAATTGTGGTCGGAGTCGCTCCTTCAAGTACCGTACTTTTTATAGGTATGGCCTTAGTCGGAATTCTTGCGACTGTTACGCAGACACTCGTCGCATACGCATCCATTTTAGCTAACCCAGAAGACCGTGGGCGAATAGTAGGTTTCGTCACGAGTGGTGTCGTAATAGGAATTCTACTTGCACGTACATTTGCCGGAACATTAACAGATCTAGCGGGATGGCGTTCCGTTTATCTTACCTCTGCTGTACTTATGCTCTTCGTAATTGGTTTGTTATATCGTAATTTACCTAATCTTGAACATAAAAAAACAGCTATGACCTATCGTAAATTATTACATTCTGTTCTCTTATTATTTGTAGAAGAAAGGATCTTACGTATTCGCGGAATATTAGCATTGCTTATTTTTACTTCCTTCAGTATTTTATGGACTTCATTAGTTTTACCTCTAAGTGCTGTACCATATAATCTATCACATACAGCTATCGGAGCATTTGGTCTTGCTGGAGTTGCTGGTGCATTAGCTGCCACTAAGGCCGGACAACTCGCTGATCGCGGATTGGGAGAAAGAACTACTGGCATAGCCTTATCCTTATTATTACTTTCATGGCTCCTCATTAAATTAATGAACCATTCTCTATTCCTACTAGTTATCGGTGTTATCCTTTTAGATTTAGCTGTGCAAGCTGTACATGTCACGAACCAAAGTATACTTTTCACAGTGCGTCCTGAAGCGCGAAGTCGGCTCACTGCTAGTTATATGATTTTTTATTCTATCGGCAGTGCTACAGGTGCTATTCTTTCCACAAACATTTATGCAAGCTACGGATGGAACGGAGTTTGTATATTAGGTGCATCTGTTAGTGCTTGTGCTCTTTTATTCTGGGCAATGACCTTACGACGATCATCACAACTAAAAGAAGACTAA
- a CDS encoding DUF3994 domain-containing protein, which translates to MNAKKLLGVAVPVMLLFGCGVSEKTNTSKQEKTEESKVKESKSKIQKEKVSKEDYPNKVYKLGIEFDKLFAEHNKITREVFDGKKKKSDLVDSVKELNEMLDKFESIDPPKEYVNQQKDFEKAISYFRESFSLINEVFTRKEKREKGDKTDKELIEKSEKLVKEGDIYWLKAFKDLEGDIKVGDGTVSMKDLKELDKKAGINTDNVMKNVKDGTELIGNWGFQGTDGFNMSLILKGDKTFETYGKGEYPNKKNYIEGTWEYDKEAFTIYLHLNKRLVDGVEDTIQKKKITYKVQDYDGKNLRLFNETSFNTIKYVKQS; encoded by the coding sequence ATGAACGCAAAGAAACTACTAGGGGTAGCAGTTCCAGTCATGTTGTTATTTGGTTGTGGAGTTTCTGAGAAAACGAACACTTCTAAACAGGAGAAAACAGAAGAGTCTAAAGTAAAAGAATCGAAGTCTAAGATTCAGAAGGAAAAAGTTTCGAAGGAAGACTACCCTAATAAAGTATATAAATTAGGGATAGAGTTTGATAAGTTGTTTGCCGAGCATAATAAAATAACAAGAGAGGTTTTTGACGGTAAGAAAAAGAAATCAGACCTAGTAGATAGTGTGAAAGAATTGAATGAAATGTTAGATAAATTTGAGTCGATAGATCCGCCGAAAGAGTATGTAAATCAACAAAAGGATTTTGAAAAAGCAATTAGTTATTTTAGAGAGTCTTTTTCTTTAATAAATGAAGTATTCACCCGAAAAGAAAAAAGAGAAAAAGGTGATAAGACTGATAAAGAGTTAATCGAGAAATCCGAAAAGCTAGTGAAAGAAGGAGATATTTACTGGCTTAAAGCATTCAAAGATCTTGAAGGGGATATTAAAGTCGGTGACGGTACAGTATCTATGAAAGATTTGAAAGAGTTAGATAAGAAAGCTGGAATTAACACGGATAACGTTATGAAGAATGTGAAAGATGGTACGGAGTTAATCGGTAACTGGGGATTCCAAGGAACAGACGGTTTCAATATGTCACTCATTCTAAAAGGTGATAAGACATTTGAAACATATGGTAAAGGTGAGTATCCAAATAAAAAGAATTATATTGAAGGAACTTGGGAGTATGATAAGGAAGCTTTTACAATCTATTTACATCTCAATAAACGTTTAGTAGACGGTGTAGAAGATACAATTCAAAAAAAGAAAATAACATATAAAGTTCAAGATTATGATGGGAAAAACTTGCGATTATTTAATGAGACGTCATTCAATACAATTAAGTATGTGAAGCAAAGTTAA
- a CDS encoding DUF4064 domain-containing protein has product MKRTPEFVLGLIGGILGIIISIILIIVAINVMEGFDYKLLAYYSIILTVQIGLFILSCLVNKVNNKVYGVCMIVIPIVMLFMSLFFLLIPTILQIMSGSFAFRTLKLDSN; this is encoded by the coding sequence TTGAAAAGAACACCTGAATTCGTATTAGGTTTAATTGGTGGTATTTTGGGAATTATAATTTCTATTATTTTAATAATTGTAGCTATTAATGTTATGGAAGGTTTTGATTACAAACTTTTGGCTTATTATTCTATTATTTTAACGGTTCAAATAGGGCTATTCATTTTATCATGTTTAGTAAACAAGGTTAATAATAAAGTTTATGGAGTTTGTATGATTGTGATTCCTATAGTTATGTTATTTATGTCATTATTCTTTTTACTTATTCCGACAATATTACAAATTATGTCTGGTTCATTTGCATTTAGAACATTAAAGTTAGACTCTAATTGA
- a CDS encoding immunity 22 family protein, giving the protein MEVHGMVSIWLGNMETQDQLDVYMEVTYNEEGDSISARFFVDFNIDMIDVDEDFIEKEVLEEASDDISVLLTGCSYDDKILSRIKEEVKLKKSYNSIVLIYNFQYDNAVSNFEGFDFVTATSYL; this is encoded by the coding sequence ATGGAAGTACATGGAATGGTTTCAATATGGTTAGGGAATATGGAAACGCAAGATCAGTTAGATGTATATATGGAGGTTACATATAATGAAGAAGGAGACTCTATATCAGCAAGGTTTTTTGTTGATTTTAATATTGATATGATTGATGTAGATGAGGATTTTATTGAAAAGGAAGTGTTAGAAGAAGCGAGTGATGATATTTCTGTGTTGTTAACGGGATGCTCATATGATGATAAAATACTTTCTCGAATTAAGGAAGAAGTTAAATTAAAGAAATCCTATAATTCTATCGTATTAATTTATAATTTTCAGTATGACAATGCCGTTAGTAATTTTGAAGGCTTTGATTTTGTAACTGCTACAAGCTATCTATAG
- a CDS encoding ankyrin repeat domain-containing protein, translating into MDKIQIAKRMRDSIKSGQLDTLRDLLEKEPKMLEYVTPFGTWLHVATAHGQLEIIEYLINSGINIHAKGGTFSTNALERAATKGYLHIAEYLIKHQVEIDTSEPDRNPLFAAIYSSHFEIVKLLVMNGIDITIKYSGNNMKDMDAYTFAIERGEMKIAEYLKCKLNEKV; encoded by the coding sequence ATGGATAAGATTCAAATTGCGAAAAGAATGAGAGATTCCATAAAGAGTGGTCAATTGGACACGTTAAGAGATTTACTTGAGAAAGAGCCTAAGATGTTGGAATATGTGACGCCATTTGGTACGTGGTTACATGTAGCAACAGCGCATGGACAGTTAGAAATAATAGAGTACTTAATCAATTCAGGAATTAATATTCATGCAAAGGGTGGGACTTTTTCTACAAATGCTCTTGAAAGAGCTGCTACGAAAGGATATCTACATATTGCAGAGTATCTCATTAAACACCAAGTTGAAATAGACACTAGCGAGCCGGATCGAAATCCTCTGTTTGCTGCAATATATAGCAGTCATTTTGAAATCGTTAAATTGCTAGTTATGAATGGTATAGATATAACGATAAAATATTCTGGTAATAATATGAAAGATATGGACGCTTATACGTTTGCTATTGAAAGAGGGGAGATGAAAATTGCTGAATATTTAAAGTGTAAGTTGAATGAGAAAGTATAA